TAGACACACCTCCCACCATTcaccagcaccacaaactacatttTCCAAAATGATTGTAAAGTTTGCATCAACATCTCTTtcaaacagtttcaacaaagaaataaacattataCTAAATATCTCACTCAACCTCTAGTGGTATGCAGATAGTTTTGAGTCTGTCCAAGTTTTCTTTTCAGAAACCATCAGTGTCCAACTGTTACTCTTGATGAGCCACAGACTTAATTACAGTGAGGTCTGTAGATTATTCAGAGCAACAGGGATGCTGTGAGGATGAAAGAAACCTTACCTgcgaggaggagcagagagaggaacCCTGACAGCATCATGACATCGGGATCAGTGAGAATCTAAAGTCTGTGAGAGGTTTGTACAACAAATGTGCTCTCCGGAAACATTACCCGATGAGCGGTCATCCTCGTAATGGAAGAGGGCAGGGCAAACAAACCAACCGTTTATCGTCTAAGgcagtgattcccaaccagaTGAACTCCATTGTGTACTTCTGCAGTTGAAAGAGCATACCTGGAAATATTGAAGAGCGGCTCAGTTAATTTGACAAGATACATTATAATTTGGTGAAGAATGAATTATGGTTTAggcacatactgtacctttagGGGAACGATACAAGTAAAATAGCCTTTGTTGCAATTTGTGTGAGGTGAAGTTACATTATTACTggactgttttggttcactctcaccgccctcacacacacacacacacacacatatacagagaaaaaaaacacagagagaatatgttttgtttttattgtttatttttgcattacaaCGAATCTGATACATGTTGTCAGAGCCAGTATAGAAAGCAGATATCAGGACTGTTATTTCATGAATAAAGCAAAgtaatgcagagagagagagatgtgaaaGAACACCACAGAAAGACTACATGATAATACTGAACCCGTATACAGAAAAACCCATTATATGGCTTCAGAATATTATAGATGTGTTTCAGATGTAGAATAACTTCTGTGGCTCCGAAGGACCCAAGTCAGAGAAAATTGCTCAAATTACTACAAATCTTTAACAGAAATCCTGCGTTGCAAACTGGTGGGCTTGATGCATACTCGAAACTAAAGGTCAGGATATCTCTGCTGCAATGATTTTAATAATTCTTACTTTAGCCATGTTAGCGCTGGCAAAGTCGGTTCATAAAGCTTAGATAAGATTCAAACAAAGCTGTGAAAACGTGTGATAGGAATTTGCTTGCACTTAATTACATCCTtcattgtttaaatattttatacaataaattgtacatattttaatgttttgggTGGATTAAAAGGATTGCCCAatatgacatatttatgtagGACTACATGCAATCTTGTTAACACCTGTATGCATACATTTTCCCAAAGACTGGgacaggagattttattagggtcgccaaataaatttgcagaatttcttatATCGTCTTTTATTTAAGATTTCTATCTGCAGTACAGATTTGAGCCACACAAGGAAGCCTGAATGTTCATATTGTTCTGTTGATTGTAGCCTATTTATAACATATGAAAGGCTAGTGTACATtcagtttgttttactgatgagaggaaaaccacaagagcctgttaactccacctaaatgcatttattttctctcatttattaagtattttaacatgcgtatgttttcaataacacgtgcataaaacaaagatgtgatttatcaaacgtatatctcttcaaaatggtTGTTTTACCTATTaaagataatataaggtgatgtTGAAATGGCAGTATAAATGGTCAGCTTTCGCCGCTGCACAATTTGACCTGCAGCATGACCTGTCGTCAGTTATCAGAAATATTAGCACTATTATTTTCGTCACTTTTCCAACTGAAAAACATGAAGACTAAAAACAGACTGGCAGCTATGACGTAGAGAATGAAGAAACCTCTGTTGATCGTTTTAGCCACTCCGGTCCAGTAGCCGGGCTTCCCTTCTTTCTTCCTGCAGCTGAAGAGCAGAGTCAGAGTTTTCACCGCCTCCCTCTGCTCGTCTGAGAGCTCCTCAAAGTCACGGGACTCCTCCATCAGTTGGTTGCTGCTACCctgaaaaaaacagttaaataaGCTGTGGTTACATAATGTGACTATTAGGGTTGTCAACTTTGGTCTTTATTTACCTCGTTGTCTTGGGATGCAGAGTCTTTCACCATCAGATGCATCACTAAAATCGTCTCCATGAGGCTCAGCATCATCAAACTAAAAATCCCAATGCAGTAGACCGCTGAGGGGAGAAAGCAGCATCATTAATACGGACAAATGACCACACACTCAGTCAGTATATGTGCTGCTCCTGCTCATATGAATTACAGTCCAATAAAGTAATGCCTCTGAGCTTCTTTACCTATAAGAGGAATCCTGTCTGAAGAGGAAGGCAGAATCTCATTGAGAATAAGCTGCATCACGGTGACAGCGAGCAGCACAGTGACCTTGAAGCTGAGCTTCTCGCCGCTGCTGTCTGAGATCAGGAAGGAGGCCAAGTCCAGACAAAAGAAGAATAGGATGGGTAGCAAGAAGTTGGCAATGTAGAGGGCAGACCGCCTCTTCATCTTGATCTGTGAAATGATGTAAAGTGGTTGATGTTTACATTTGTCAAAGGCTAAACTGAATCAACTACGGGTATTACAGGTATGTACACAACAAGTGACttcaactaatttctttaacggattaacgcaacttgcgttttttaggttgtagtggtctcacttttaaagctagaagatattgaagatattggcatcatatgaaactagaaaacctcaggaatccattaataccaaccatgttatactagcttgttgggaagaagactaaataatgctccaaacttacaaggtgttccttgacctctgacctccagatatttgtattaaatacttgacaattctccctttaaggtacattttgaacagataataaatgtgtgactaatttgcgattaactgcgattaatcgtgatcaacGGCCCTAATATGTTCCTGCTTTTTGGACATTTACCAATGACATGCCTGTATCAAGACTAACAAAATTGAAATACTTCAGTAAACTACTTGTAGGTGGAAATGATaatgaaacatttattttacacttctgtgtgtctgtgtccagAAATACTTACAGTGTAAATAAACACGCTTTGGTTGAAGCCAAAATTATCAACAGTTTTGTTGTCCGTGGTCAAGTCGAGGAACAGCCACTCGGACTGGGTCCGCATCATCATTTTGCTAGACCACTCTACGTTCCATGAGATGCTAACTCCCGAAACAAACTCTATATCCTTGTCTGAGGCGggagataaaaataaaacaatgaggtTTCCCTGCAGGTTAACAAAGAAGGAATATATGCTATTTGTTTTCAGGTGACatacagtaaactcactataaaAATCATTAAAGCAAACATGCATTCAAACTTAAACAGACACAAGAACAGGTCACGCTCACCAGAGTATATGACAGACTTGAAAGAGAGGTTGCAGCTCTGAATGTCGAAGGGGAATTTGTAAATTTGCATCCTGCAGGTGCTGACCACCACCATGTTTTTTCTGAGTAGGACGCTACCGCTACTGTTAACCATGAGATAAGGACTCTGATCGGCCTTGTCCTTATCTGTCCTgtatgagaacacacacacaaatgctttTAACTGAATTTCATGTAATGTTATTAATATACTATAGAACATAACTTCATGTAAAACATACTGAGAGTATGCAATGAACTGCACCATATAACTGCAGTATATGTGGTTCATTACTGGCTGTTTGCAGACACGTTCAAACTTACATCTCTTCAATAGTTAAATCTGGCTTCCACAATAATTTAGTAGGAAGATAAATCCTCTGAATACCACAGAAGTCATCAGGATTCCAAGAAATGTCGTCACCCTGCCACCACTACAGAGGAAAACATGCATTTAAACAAAAGAAAGTTGAGTTTCCCAACAGAGGTTTGAGAGGTTTTCATTCAATCAAAAAAAGCTTTCTTCCTTAGAGAGAACTCACCGAATCAATCCAAACGTATGAAACAAATTTCTGGTCCTTCTCGTTCTGTGAGCAAAGAAATATGTCAGACGTCTTCGTCTAGCACAAATTCAATGTTAATACAAGTTCATAAACATCAGTTCATATGAGAGTTTTGAACAGGCGCACCTGAGGACTGTACTaagaagcaggatttggggctAACGAAgtaacttcaggtttaacccTGGGTTTCATAAGTgctgctccagagcaggttatgtttgagataatggtacgtgtccacaggggcgttagTCGTGCTAGTCGTCGCTGTTAGTC
The genomic region above belongs to Sebastes fasciatus isolate fSebFas1 chromosome 20, fSebFas1.pri, whole genome shotgun sequence and contains:
- the LOC141758588 gene encoding 5-hydroxytryptamine receptor 3A-like isoform X1, producing MMLAGFLFLLLLAEAKSSNGSCRHQDVLKHLNLTENNELFSMTRPGSAESPTKVFLDVLLYAILEMNEKDQKFVSYVWIDSWWQGDDISWNPDDFCGIQRIYLPTKLLWKPDLTIEEMTDKDKADQSPYLMVNSSGSVLLRKNMVVVSTCRMQIYKFPFDIQSCNLSFKSVIYSDKDIEFVSGVSISWNVEWSSKMMMRTQSEWLFLDLTTDNKTVDNFGFNQSVFIYTIKMKRRSALYIANFLLPILFFFCLDLASFLISDSSGEKLSFKVTVLLAVTVMQLILNEILPSSSDRIPLIAVYCIGIFSLMMLSLMETILVMHLMVKDSASQDNEGSSNQLMEESRDFEELSDEQREAVKTLTLLFSCRKKEGKPGYWTGVAKTINRGFFILYVIAASLFLVFMFFSWKSDENNSANISDN
- the LOC141758588 gene encoding 5-hydroxytryptamine receptor 3A-like isoform X2; this translates as MMLAGFLFLLLLAEAKSSNGSCRHQDVLKHLNLTENNELFSMTRPGSAESPTKNEKDQKFVSYVWIDSWWQGDDISWNPDDFCGIQRIYLPTKLLWKPDLTIEEMTDKDKADQSPYLMVNSSGSVLLRKNMVVVSTCRMQIYKFPFDIQSCNLSFKSVIYSDKDIEFVSGVSISWNVEWSSKMMMRTQSEWLFLDLTTDNKTVDNFGFNQSVFIYTIKMKRRSALYIANFLLPILFFFCLDLASFLISDSSGEKLSFKVTVLLAVTVMQLILNEILPSSSDRIPLIAVYCIGIFSLMMLSLMETILVMHLMVKDSASQDNEGSSNQLMEESRDFEELSDEQREAVKTLTLLFSCRKKEGKPGYWTGVAKTINRGFFILYVIAASLFLVFMFFSWKSDENNSANISDN